One window of Perca flavescens isolate YP-PL-M2 chromosome 15, PFLA_1.0, whole genome shotgun sequence genomic DNA carries:
- the fam117aa gene encoding protein FAM117A isoform X2 — MMNCQSSAPSQQSGVVNQTPSGRKSRVNVKKSTPSSWAEETRGRKSAGKHKRSASWGSAEHLREVAKLRNQLQKRSRHVPPSAGYELPHNPLPAGHAAGITQTLPLIPLNRLAPRLRRSVEGLNLELEEVFVSEKPEELHEILDIPDGHRAPVPVQRCSSGSQSEPSPGPLDLDPSLFSPSQSPCPLDPLLVSPSNSPSPLNPSLLSPSLSPCPIGEPEPVDCETLCPAPSTSLPSFALDPPLLQPCSSAPRPNKTHGFQREPPEGCERVRVCEEAFSRAACQDEPLLQPSCPDPNKVNFTPHGGSAFCPVSLLKPLLPSMDLLFRGLSVSPVTGCPGQASPTRHLGMQ; from the exons ATGATGAACTGCCAGTCGTCTGCTCCCAGCCAACAGTCGGGAGTGGTCAACCAGACTCCCTCTGGTAGAAAATCAAGAGTCAATGTGAAGAAATCG actCCAAGTTCCTGGGCAGAGGAGACCCGAGGGAGGAAAAGTGCCGGCAAACACAAGCGCTCAGCATCGTGGGGCAGTGCAGAGCACCTGAGGGAG GTGGCCAAGCTGAGGAACCAGTTGCAGAAGCGCTCCCGCCACGTCCCTCCCTCAGCAGGATATGAGCTCCCCCACAACCCCCTGCCAGCAGGTCATGCAGCAGGCATAACTCAG ACACTGCCCCTGATACCCCTGAACAGACTCGCTCCACGACTGCGACGTAGTGTTGAAGGCCTCAACTTGGAGCTGGAAGAGGTGTTTGTTTCTGAGAAACCTGAGGAGCTGCACGAG ATTCTGGATATCCCAGATGGTCACAGGGCCCCTGTCCCTGTCCAGAGATGCAGCAGTGGCTCTCAGAGTGAGCCCTCCCCTGGCCCCCTGGATCTGGATCCttccctcttctctccttctcagTCCCCCTGTCCTTTAGATCCATTGCTTGTGTCTCCTTCAAATTCCCCTTCTCCATTGAACCCATCTCTTCTGTCTCCGTCACTGTCTCCCTGTCCCATTGGAGAGCCAG AGCCAGTGGACTGTGAGACGCTGTGTCCCGCTCCGTCCACATCACTCCCTTCATTTGCACTGGACCCTCCTCTGTTGCAGCCCTGCTCTTCCGCTCCTCGGCCAAACAAAACTCACGGCTTCCAGCGCGAGCCGCCAGAAGGCTGCGAGCGAGTACGAGTGTGCGAGGAGGCATT CTCCAGGGCTGCCTGTCAGGATGAGCCTCTCCTTCAGCCATCCTGCCCTGACCCCAACAAGGTCAACTTTACCCCCCATGGAGGCTCCGCTTTCTGCCCTGTCAGTCTTCTAAAGCCCCTCCTGCCCTCCATGGACCTCCTCTTCCGTGGGCTGTCAGTCTCTCCGGTCACCGGCTGCCCAGGTCAGGCCTCTCCTACCAGGCACCTGGGCATGCAGTAG
- the slc35b1 gene encoding solute carrier family 35 member B1 produces MAAGKGAGKPASMWDNMRIRFIVCFLGVFVCYFYYGILQETITRGDYGQGDQQEKFRFARTLVLIQCIVSALFAKILIQFFEGSKPDHTKSWLYGLCSLSYLGAMVSSNSALQYVNYPTQVLGKSCKPIPVMILGVTILRKKYPLAKYLCVLLIVSGVALFLYKPNKSSAISDDHVFGFGEILLLISLTLDGLTGVAQDHMRARFQTSANHMMLNINMWSTLVLGLAVLWTGEVWEFLSFTERHPSIIYNILLFGLTSALGQTFIFMTVVYFGPLTCSIVTTTRKFFTILGSVILFGNVMSTMQWLGTILVFLGLGFDAKFGKVPKKTTH; encoded by the exons ATGGCTGCGGGAAAGGGAGCTGGGAAGCCTGCCTCGATGTGGGACAACATGCGGATACGGTTCATTGTTTGCTTCCTCGGAGTCTTCGTGTGTTACTTTTACTACGGAATATTACAAGAAACTAT CACGCGAGGTGATTATGGACAGGGAGACCAACAGGAGAAGTTCAGATTTGCCCGGACATTGGTCCTTATCCAGTGCATTGTCAGTGCTCTGTTTGCTAAGATCT TGATCCAGTTTTTTGAGGGCTCCAAGCCAGATCACACCAAGAGCTGGCTCTATGGGCTGTGTTCCCTCTCTTATCTTGGAGCCATGGTGTCCAGTAACTCTGCCCTTCAATATGTCAACTACCCCACACAG GTGTTGGGGAAATCCTGCAAGCCCATACCAG TGATGATCCTCGGTGTGACAATACTAAGGAAGAAGTACCCACTGGCAAAGTATCTGTGTGTGCTGCTTATTGTGAGCGGTGTAGCACTGTTCCTCTACAAACCCAACAAGAGCTCAGCCATTTCAGATGACCATGTTTTTGGGTTTGGAGAGATTCTGTTG CTGATCTCTCTGACATTGGACGGTCTGACTGGTGTGGCCCAGGACCACATGAGGGCTCGCTTCCAGACAAGTGCCAACCACATGATGCTGAACATCAACATGTGGTCCACTCTGGTGCTGGGGCTAG CGGTATTGTGGACAGGGGAGGTATGGGAGTTCCTAAGTTTTACTGAACGCCACCCGAGCATCATCTACAACATTCTTCTGTTTGGACTGACCAGTGCTTTAGGCcag ACCTTCATCTTCATGACGGTGGTGTATTTTGGCCCTCTGACCTGCTCCATTGTCACCACCACAAGGAAGTTCTTCACCATCCTTGGCTCGGTTATTCTGTTTGGCAACGTCATGAGTACGATGCAGTGGCTTGGCACCATCCTGGTGTTCCTTG GTCTTGGATTTGATGCTAAATTTGGCAAAGTACCTAAGAAGACGACGCACTAA
- the fam117aa gene encoding protein FAM117A isoform X3 produces the protein MCNVSCLMNGMDTSEWIIVCSCVKQLTGGTRTTPSSWAEETRGRKSAGKHKRSASWGSAEHLREVAKLRNQLQKRSRHVPPSAGYELPHNPLPAGHAAGITQTLPLIPLNRLAPRLRRSVEGLNLELEEVFVSEKPEELHEILDIPDGHRAPVPVQRCSSGSQSEPSPGPLDLDPSLFSPSQSPCPLDPLLVSPSNSPSPLNPSLLSPSLSPCPIGEPEPVDCETLCPAPSTSLPSFALDPPLLQPCSSAPRPNKTHGFQREPPEGCERVRVCEEAFSRAACQDEPLLQPSCPDPNKVNFTPHGGSAFCPVSLLKPLLPSMDLLFRGLSVSPVTGCPGQASPTRHLGMQ, from the exons ATGTGTAATGTTAGCTGTCTTATGAATGGCATGGACACCAGTGAGTGGATCATTGTCTGCAGCTGTGTGAAGCAGTTGACTGGAGGCACCAGAACT actCCAAGTTCCTGGGCAGAGGAGACCCGAGGGAGGAAAAGTGCCGGCAAACACAAGCGCTCAGCATCGTGGGGCAGTGCAGAGCACCTGAGGGAG GTGGCCAAGCTGAGGAACCAGTTGCAGAAGCGCTCCCGCCACGTCCCTCCCTCAGCAGGATATGAGCTCCCCCACAACCCCCTGCCAGCAGGTCATGCAGCAGGCATAACTCAG ACACTGCCCCTGATACCCCTGAACAGACTCGCTCCACGACTGCGACGTAGTGTTGAAGGCCTCAACTTGGAGCTGGAAGAGGTGTTTGTTTCTGAGAAACCTGAGGAGCTGCACGAG ATTCTGGATATCCCAGATGGTCACAGGGCCCCTGTCCCTGTCCAGAGATGCAGCAGTGGCTCTCAGAGTGAGCCCTCCCCTGGCCCCCTGGATCTGGATCCttccctcttctctccttctcagTCCCCCTGTCCTTTAGATCCATTGCTTGTGTCTCCTTCAAATTCCCCTTCTCCATTGAACCCATCTCTTCTGTCTCCGTCACTGTCTCCCTGTCCCATTGGAGAGCCAG AGCCAGTGGACTGTGAGACGCTGTGTCCCGCTCCGTCCACATCACTCCCTTCATTTGCACTGGACCCTCCTCTGTTGCAGCCCTGCTCTTCCGCTCCTCGGCCAAACAAAACTCACGGCTTCCAGCGCGAGCCGCCAGAAGGCTGCGAGCGAGTACGAGTGTGCGAGGAGGCATT CTCCAGGGCTGCCTGTCAGGATGAGCCTCTCCTTCAGCCATCCTGCCCTGACCCCAACAAGGTCAACTTTACCCCCCATGGAGGCTCCGCTTTCTGCCCTGTCAGTCTTCTAAAGCCCCTCCTGCCCTCCATGGACCTCCTCTTCCGTGGGCTGTCAGTCTCTCCGGTCACCGGCTGCCCAGGTCAGGCCTCTCCTACCAGGCACCTGGGCATGCAGTAG
- the fam117aa gene encoding protein FAM117A isoform X1, whose product MSGRSGGAPRGCSNPSLLPLRATVPYQLQRGSALLCREVKTADRTTARPPKPTIRRTLSLDAIVGPYLQGQWPKEAESTAVTCVNDKATQTPSSWAEETRGRKSAGKHKRSASWGSAEHLREVAKLRNQLQKRSRHVPPSAGYELPHNPLPAGHAAGITQTLPLIPLNRLAPRLRRSVEGLNLELEEVFVSEKPEELHEILDIPDGHRAPVPVQRCSSGSQSEPSPGPLDLDPSLFSPSQSPCPLDPLLVSPSNSPSPLNPSLLSPSLSPCPIGEPEPVDCETLCPAPSTSLPSFALDPPLLQPCSSAPRPNKTHGFQREPPEGCERVRVCEEAFSRAACQDEPLLQPSCPDPNKVNFTPHGGSAFCPVSLLKPLLPSMDLLFRGLSVSPVTGCPGQASPTRHLGMQ is encoded by the exons ATGTCGGGCAGAAGTGGAGGAGCGCCTCGGGGATGCAGCAACCCCAGCCTGCTGCCCCTCAGAGCCACGGTGCCATACCAGCTCCAGAGGGGCTCCGCTCTCCTCTGCCGGGAGGTCAAGACGG CTGACAGGACCACAGCTCGCCCACCGAAACCCACCATCCGCCGAACTCTTTCTTTGGATGCCATCGTTGGACCCTATCTGCAGGGACAGTGGCCCAAAGAGGCAGAGAGCACGGCTGTTACCTGTGTCAATGACAAAGCCACACAG actCCAAGTTCCTGGGCAGAGGAGACCCGAGGGAGGAAAAGTGCCGGCAAACACAAGCGCTCAGCATCGTGGGGCAGTGCAGAGCACCTGAGGGAG GTGGCCAAGCTGAGGAACCAGTTGCAGAAGCGCTCCCGCCACGTCCCTCCCTCAGCAGGATATGAGCTCCCCCACAACCCCCTGCCAGCAGGTCATGCAGCAGGCATAACTCAG ACACTGCCCCTGATACCCCTGAACAGACTCGCTCCACGACTGCGACGTAGTGTTGAAGGCCTCAACTTGGAGCTGGAAGAGGTGTTTGTTTCTGAGAAACCTGAGGAGCTGCACGAG ATTCTGGATATCCCAGATGGTCACAGGGCCCCTGTCCCTGTCCAGAGATGCAGCAGTGGCTCTCAGAGTGAGCCCTCCCCTGGCCCCCTGGATCTGGATCCttccctcttctctccttctcagTCCCCCTGTCCTTTAGATCCATTGCTTGTGTCTCCTTCAAATTCCCCTTCTCCATTGAACCCATCTCTTCTGTCTCCGTCACTGTCTCCCTGTCCCATTGGAGAGCCAG AGCCAGTGGACTGTGAGACGCTGTGTCCCGCTCCGTCCACATCACTCCCTTCATTTGCACTGGACCCTCCTCTGTTGCAGCCCTGCTCTTCCGCTCCTCGGCCAAACAAAACTCACGGCTTCCAGCGCGAGCCGCCAGAAGGCTGCGAGCGAGTACGAGTGTGCGAGGAGGCATT CTCCAGGGCTGCCTGTCAGGATGAGCCTCTCCTTCAGCCATCCTGCCCTGACCCCAACAAGGTCAACTTTACCCCCCATGGAGGCTCCGCTTTCTGCCCTGTCAGTCTTCTAAAGCCCCTCCTGCCCTCCATGGACCTCCTCTTCCGTGGGCTGTCAGTCTCTCCGGTCACCGGCTGCCCAGGTCAGGCCTCTCCTACCAGGCACCTGGGCATGCAGTAG
- the ndufa4a gene encoding cytochrome c oxidase subunit NDUFA4L produces MLATMRKQLRSHPALIPLLFFIGGGAAMSMMYLARLALRNPDVSWDRKNNPEPWNKMAPTDQYKFYAVNLDYSKLKKQGPDF; encoded by the exons ATGCTCGCTACAATGCGCAAACAGCTTAGAAGTCACCCAGCT CTGATCCCCCTTTTATTCTTCATCGGTGGAGGGGCAGCCATGTCCATGATGTACCTTGCTCGTCTGGCCTTGAGAAACCCTGATGTCAG CTGGGATCGCAAGAACAACCCAGAGCCCTGGAACAAGATGGCCCCAACTGATCAGTACAAG ttTTACGCAGTTAACTTGGACTACAGCAAGCTGAAGAAGCAGGGCCCTGATTTCTAA